One window from the genome of Garra rufa chromosome 1, GarRuf1.0, whole genome shotgun sequence encodes:
- the LOC141340185 gene encoding uncharacterized protein, whose product MEFVKVESEENMSELETWRIKQEEPELLRIKLEEPEPLRIKQEEPELLRIKQEKPELLRIKQEEQGDLTALKEEKEVLNETEEKDQFENLHNFVSGDKSVCSLESANTSKQKRAQNTGTRSNFTCFQCGHSFTRKENLKRHMRIHTGEKPYTCKQCGKSFSQKGHFNIHMRVHNGEKPYTWRKCGKSFCRKFNLKNHVCIHTLESLFNCQQCGENFTRKESLNKHMRIHTGEKPYTCEQCGKSFAHKVNLNTHMRIHTGEKPYTCKQCGKSFAHKENLNTHMRIHTGEKPYTCKQCGKSFTQKGCLNRHMRIHTGEKPSTCKLCGKSFTQKGYLNRHMRIHAVEKPYTCKQCGKGFCGKSKLKYHMRIHTLESFFTCQQCGENFTRKESLTTHMRIHTGEKPYTCKQCVKSFARKANLNRHMRIHTGEKPYTCD is encoded by the exons atggagtttgttaaagtggagagtgaggagaacatgagtgaactagaaacctggagaataaaacaagaggaaccagaacttttgagaataaaactggaggaaccagaacctttgagaataaaacaagaggaaccagaacttttgagaataaaacaagagaaaccagaacttttgagaataaaacaagaggaacaaggag acctaacagcactgaaagaggagaaggaagtactgaatgaaaccgaagagaaagatcagtttgagaatcttcataatTTTGTATCTGGAGATAAATCtgtttgttccttagagtctgcaaatacttctaaacaaaaaagagcacaaaatacaggaactaggagtaatttcacttgctttcagtgtggacacagtttcactcgaaaagaaaaccttaaaaggcacatgagaattcacactggagaaaagccttacacatgcaaacagtgtggaaaaagtttcagtcaaaaaggacactttaacattcacatgagagttcacaatggagagaagccttacacctggagaaaatgtggaaaaagtttctgcaGAAAATTTAATCTTAAAAACCACGTGTGTATTCACACTTTGGAGAGCCTTTTtaactgccaacagtgtggagaaaatttcactcgtaaagaaagccttaacaaacacatgagaattcacactggagagaagccttacacgtgcgaacagtgtggaaagagtttcgctcataaagtaaaccttaacacacacatgagaattcacactggagagaagccttacacgtgcaaacagtgtggaaagagtttcgctcataaagaaaaccttaacacacacatgagaattcacactggagagaagccttacacatgcaaacagtgtggaaaaagtttcactcaaaaaggatgccttaacagacacatgagaattcacactggagagaagccttctacatgcaaactgtgtggaaagagtttcactcaaaaaggataccttaacagacacatgagaatacaTGCTgtagagaaaccttacacatgcaaacagtgtggaaaaggtTTCTGTGGAAAATCAAAACTTAAATACCACATGCGTATTCACACTTTGGAGAgcttttttacctgccaacagtgtggagaaaatttcactcgtaaagaaagccttaccacacacatgagaattcacactggagagaagccttacacgtgcaaacagtgtgtaaagagtttcgctcgtaaagcaaaccttaacagacacatgcgaattcacactggagagaagccttacacgtgtgactag